From Nitratidesulfovibrio vulgaris str. Hildenborough, a single genomic window includes:
- the tatB gene encoding Sec-independent protein translocase protein TatB, which yields MFGIGSTELLVILVVALIVLGPKSLPQMARTLGKALGEFRRVSTDFQRTLNAEVDLEDHQRRKKEAEKEFFSEEAKAEKPAAKSSAEAAPKSDTADGAKPDVVIDAQATRTETKTAAGKDAA from the coding sequence ATGTTCGGCATCGGCAGCACCGAGCTTCTCGTCATACTCGTCGTGGCCCTCATCGTGCTGGGCCCCAAGAGCCTGCCCCAGATGGCGCGCACCCTCGGCAAGGCACTCGGCGAATTCCGTCGCGTGTCCACCGACTTCCAGCGCACGCTGAATGCTGAGGTCGACCTCGAAGACCACCAGCGCCGCAAGAAGGAAGCCGAGAAGGAGTTCTTCTCGGAAGAGGCCAAGGCCGAGAAGCCCGCGGCCAAGTCCAGCGCCGAGGCTGCCCCCAAGTCCGATACCGCCGATGGTGCCAAGCCTGACGTCGTCATCGACGCACAGGCCACCAGAACCGAAACGAAGACCGCCGCCGGAAAGGACGCTGCATGA
- the guaA gene encoding glutamine-hydrolyzing GMP synthase: protein MDAQTKVIIIDYGSQVTQLIARRVREAGVYSEIHPCIVTAEQVRAMKPAAIILSGGPASVGEKDAPALEKGLLDLGVPVLGICYGMQLLGQDLGGELATSETREYGPADLTLTAPCPLWDGLDLGTTSRVWMSHGDKVKTPPPGFKVVGRTATLEVAAMADEARRIYAVQFHPEVHHSEDGARIINNFLFHVAKLKADWTMSSFVERAVKEMAEVVGDRHVVCALSGGIDSTVVAVLLHKAIGKQLHCIFVDNGVLRLNEGQEVVDYLREHFDLNLKYVQAQERFLSKLHGVDDPEQKRKIIGYTFIEVFDEEAKALGHVDFLAQGTLYPDVIESVSHKGPSAVIKSHHNVGGLPEKMNLKLIEPLRELFKDEVRKVAAELGLPDFIIWRHPFPGPGLAIRVIGEITEERLDILRRADKVVQQELMSSGWYRKVWQGFAVLLPLKTVGVMGDGRTYEHVIALRIVDSVDAMTADWARLPSELLERISSRIINEVKGVNRVVYDISSKPPSTIEWE from the coding sequence AGGTCATCATCATCGACTACGGCTCGCAGGTTACGCAGCTCATCGCACGGCGCGTACGCGAAGCCGGTGTCTACTCCGAGATACACCCCTGCATCGTCACCGCCGAGCAGGTACGGGCCATGAAGCCCGCCGCCATCATCCTTTCCGGCGGCCCTGCCAGCGTCGGCGAGAAGGACGCACCCGCCCTCGAGAAGGGGCTGCTCGACCTTGGCGTGCCGGTGCTCGGCATCTGCTACGGCATGCAGCTTCTGGGGCAGGACCTCGGCGGCGAGCTTGCCACCTCCGAGACCCGCGAATACGGGCCTGCCGACCTCACCCTCACCGCCCCCTGCCCCCTGTGGGACGGTCTCGACCTCGGCACCACCTCGCGCGTGTGGATGTCCCATGGCGACAAGGTGAAGACGCCGCCCCCCGGCTTCAAGGTCGTGGGCCGTACCGCCACCCTCGAAGTGGCCGCCATGGCCGACGAGGCCCGGCGCATCTACGCCGTCCAGTTTCATCCCGAAGTGCACCACTCCGAGGACGGGGCCCGCATCATCAACAACTTCCTCTTCCACGTGGCCAAGCTGAAGGCCGACTGGACCATGTCGTCGTTCGTCGAACGCGCCGTGAAGGAGATGGCCGAAGTCGTGGGTGACAGGCATGTCGTCTGCGCCCTCTCCGGCGGCATCGACTCCACCGTGGTCGCCGTGCTGCTGCACAAGGCCATAGGCAAGCAACTGCACTGCATCTTCGTTGACAACGGCGTGCTGCGCCTCAACGAGGGACAGGAAGTGGTCGACTACCTGCGCGAGCATTTCGACCTCAACCTCAAGTACGTGCAGGCACAGGAGCGTTTCCTCTCCAAGCTGCATGGCGTCGACGACCCCGAACAGAAGCGCAAGATCATCGGCTACACCTTCATCGAGGTGTTCGACGAAGAGGCCAAGGCCCTCGGACATGTCGACTTCCTCGCGCAGGGCACGCTGTACCCCGACGTCATCGAATCGGTGTCGCACAAGGGTCCCTCTGCGGTCATCAAGAGCCATCACAACGTGGGTGGTCTGCCCGAGAAGATGAACCTGAAGCTCATCGAACCGCTGCGCGAACTCTTCAAGGACGAGGTCCGCAAGGTCGCCGCCGAACTGGGCCTGCCCGACTTCATCATCTGGCGTCACCCCTTCCCCGGCCCGGGGCTTGCCATCCGGGTCATCGGCGAGATAACCGAAGAGAGGCTCGACATCCTCCGCCGTGCCGACAAGGTCGTGCAGCAGGAACTCATGTCCTCCGGCTGGTACCGCAAGGTGTGGCAGGGCTTCGCCGTGCTGCTGCCGCTCAAGACCGTGGGCGTCATGGGTGACGGGCGTACTTACGAACACGTCATCGCCCTGCGCATCGTCGACAGCGTCGATGCCATGACCGCCGACTGGGCACGCTTGCCTTCCGAACTGCTTGAGCGTATCTCCAGCCGGATAATCAACGAAGTCAAGGGCGTGAACCGGGTGGTCTACGACATCTCGTCCAAGCCCCCGAGCACCATAGAATGGGAGTAA